One window from the genome of Cryptomeria japonica chromosome 6, Sugi_1.0, whole genome shotgun sequence encodes:
- the LOC131053729 gene encoding protein NRT1/ PTR FAMILY 3.1 codes for MEEQMKATEVSVQKPLKHWHNVALLSHFNCFAVSQTRNNAKDGADIEVGSSKKKTRGGWRTMPYIIGNESCEKLALTGLSANMIVYLTTKYNMQKVAATNVLNIWSGTTSLATLPGAFVADSYLGKFRTIVIGCVSYLVGLSLLTLTAVIPQFRPTHCSATQKKLRKCERASKTQWALLVLVFLFKCIGSAGIKPCSMAFGADQFQQEGEVKDKEEKSKEKKRIESFFNWYYFSSCFALVVALTVIIYIQSNVSWSLGFGICTLLMLISTVIFLVGAPIFLHDIPQGSPFTGFAQVIVASIRKWNLSLPCDSAKLYHCQGSSKPPLTDRFRFLDKAAIITEKDIQSDGSVGNRWRLSSTAQIEALKSIIATLPIFSCGIATSITKAQQHTFSVLQALTMNRKLGSTNFEIPAGSFSVFSLLVLITWLPLYDRLIVPATRRMTKNGRGITVFQRMGIGLAISAISMLVAGFVEIKRRNAARSHGLADDPSAVVPISAFWLVPQFCIAGLGEAFHTVGHLEFFYDQFPPTMRSTAIALSSCTSAIGHYLSTIVVTVVHNTTGGNGKPDWLDDNLNRGYLFYFYWLLSAIEALNLVYFIFCAYMYKYTVEPVQDPAFESGVQEMECKQIQEN; via the exons ATGGAAGAGCAGATGAAAGCCACAGAGGTTTCTGTGCAGAAACCTCTTAAGCATTGGCACAATGTTGCTCTCCTTAGCCACTTCAATTGCTTTGCTGTGTCACAAACAAGAAACAATGCAAAggatggtgctgatattgaagtTGGATCCTCcaagaagaaaacaagaggagGATGGAGAACCATGCCCTACATAATAG GAAATGAGAGCTGTGAGAAGCTAGCTTTGACGGGTTTGTCGGCTAACATGATTGTCTACCTAACAACGAAATACAATATGCAGAAAGTTGCAGCAACGAATGTACTTAATATCTGGTCTGGAACAACAAGCCTTGCAACCTTGCCCGGAGCTTTTGTGGCGGATTCCTATCTTGGCAAATTTCGAACCATAGTCATTGGTTGTGTTTCATATTTAGTG GGATTGTCTCTTCTGACTCTCACAGCAGTCATCCCTCAGTTCAGACCAACTCATTGCAGTGCCACccagaaaaaattgagaaaatgtgAGAGAGCATCCAAAACACAATGGGCTCTTCTTGTGTTGGTTTTCTTATTCAAATGTATTGGGTCTGCAGGGATAAAACCCTGTTCCATGGCATTTGGAGCAGATCAGTTCCAACAGGAAggagaagtaaaagataaagaagaaaaatccaaggagaagaaaagaatagAGAGTTTCTTTAATTGGTATTACTTTTCAAGTTGTTTTGCTCTCGTTGTAGCCCTCACTGTTATTATTTATATTCAGAGCAATGTGAGCTGGAGTTTGGGGTTTGGCATCTGTACTCTGCTCATGCTAATATCCACGGTTATCTTCCTTGTTGGAGCTCCCATTTTCCTCCATGACATTCCACAAGGTAGTCCGTTCACTGGATTTGCACAGGTGATAGTGGCATCAATCAGGAAGTGGAATTTATCCCTGCCTTGTGATTCTGCAAAgctttatcattgccaaggcaGCTCCAAGCCTCCTCTCACAGACAGATTCAG GTTTCTGGACAAGGCGGCCATAATAACAGAAAAAGACATCCAAAGCGACGGATCAGTGGGCAACCGATGGAGACTCTCTTCGACGGCCCAAATCGAAGCCCTAAAATCCATAATTGCAACTCTCCCCATCTTCTCCTGCGGTATCGCGACCTCAATAACGAAGGCACAGCAGCACACATTTTCAGTACTACAAGCCCTAACCATGAACAGAAAGCTAGGGTCAACCAATTTCGAGATTCCAGCAGGATCCTTCTCAGTCTTCTCTCTACTAGTCCTCATAACGTGGCTCCCATTGTACGACCGACTCATCGTTCCAGCCACCCGCCGGATGACAAAAAATGGGCGAGGAATCACAGTATTTCAGAGAATGGGCATCGGCCTTGCAATTTCCGCAATCTCAATGCTGGTTGCGGGTTTTGTCGAAATAAAGAGACGAAACGCAGCGCGAAGTCACGGCCTGGCGGACGATCCCTCGGCCGTGGTTCCTATTTCGGCCTTCTGGCTCGTTCCACAGTTCTGTATTGCGGGTCTGGGAGAGGCATTTCATACAGTGGGTCACCTGGAGTTTTTCTATGACCAATTTCCGCCCACCATGCGCAGCACAGCCATTGCTCTGTCTTCCTGCACTTCTGCAATAGGGCATTACTTGAGCACCATTGTTGTTACAGTTGTTCATAACACCACGGGCGGCAATGGAAAACCAGATTGGCTTGATGACAATCTCAATCGTGGTTACCTTTTCTATTTCTACTGGCTTTTGTCTGCCATTGAAGCCCTCAACTTGGTATATTTCATCTTCTGTGCTTATATGTATAAGTACACAGTAGAACCTGTCCAAGATCCAGCTTTTGAATCGGGCGTCCAAGAGATGGAATGTAAGCAAATACAGGAGAATTAG